In one Sulfitobacter sp. LCG007 genomic region, the following are encoded:
- a CDS encoding UDP-N-acetylmuramoyl-L-alanyl-D-glutamate--2,6-diaminopimelate ligase: MGDEAKTLASLGLTALGGRNPTIRGLAVDSRAVGRDFLFAAMPGTRWHGASYIATALEKGAVAILTDSEGARIAAAELAGSDAAVVVTDAPREALSRTAALWFGGQPGTMVAITGTNGKTSVSTFVRQIWMELGHKAVNLGTTGVEGAWSAPLAHTTPEPITLHRTLAEAVRQGITHASMEASSHGLDQHRLDGVTLKAAGFTNFTQDHLDYHESFEAYFDAKASLFARVLPEDGTAVVNTDDPRGVDMVAIAKSRGCEAITVGRDGGDLRLTGQRMDATGQDVLFEYQGKRHQTRLELIGGFQADNVMLAAGLVIACGARPERVFETLAHLRTVRGRMQLAATRGNGATVFVDYAHTPDAIATALKAMRPHVMGRLIAIIGAGGDRDRTKRPLMGQAAAENADVVFITDDNPRSEDPASIRQTVMMGAPEAIEVGDRAEAILRGVDALGPGDALLIAGKGHETGQTIGDDILPFDDAEQASVAVAALDGRLA; this comes from the coding sequence ATGGGCGACGAGGCAAAGACACTCGCATCGCTGGGGCTGACGGCCCTGGGCGGGCGCAATCCGACGATCCGGGGCCTGGCGGTCGACAGCAGGGCGGTCGGCAGGGATTTTCTGTTCGCCGCGATGCCCGGCACCCGCTGGCACGGGGCGAGCTATATCGCCACGGCGCTGGAAAAGGGCGCGGTCGCGATTCTCACCGACAGCGAGGGGGCGCGGATCGCGGCGGCTGAACTCGCCGGATCCGACGCGGCGGTCGTGGTCACGGATGCACCGCGCGAGGCGCTGTCACGCACCGCGGCGCTCTGGTTCGGCGGTCAGCCGGGCACGATGGTTGCGATCACCGGCACCAACGGCAAGACCTCGGTCAGCACCTTCGTCCGCCAGATCTGGATGGAGCTCGGCCATAAGGCGGTCAATCTTGGAACCACGGGCGTCGAAGGCGCCTGGAGCGCGCCGCTGGCACACACGACGCCCGAACCGATCACGCTGCACCGGACCCTGGCGGAGGCCGTGCGGCAGGGCATCACCCATGCTTCGATGGAGGCGTCGAGCCACGGTCTTGACCAGCACCGGCTGGACGGGGTGACGCTGAAGGCCGCGGGATTCACCAATTTCACCCAGGACCACCTCGACTATCACGAGAGCTTCGAGGCCTACTTCGACGCCAAGGCAAGCCTCTTCGCCCGCGTGCTGCCAGAGGACGGCACGGCGGTGGTCAATACCGACGATCCGCGCGGCGTCGACATGGTGGCGATCGCCAAGTCCCGGGGCTGCGAGGCGATCACGGTCGGCCGTGACGGCGGCGACCTGCGGCTGACGGGTCAGCGGATGGATGCGACGGGCCAGGACGTTCTGTTCGAGTACCAGGGCAAGCGGCATCAGACGCGGCTGGAATTGATCGGCGGATTTCAGGCGGACAACGTGATGCTGGCGGCCGGTCTCGTGATCGCCTGCGGCGCGCGCCCCGAGCGGGTGTTCGAGACGCTGGCGCATCTGCGCACGGTGCGCGGACGGATGCAGCTTGCCGCCACGCGCGGCAACGGGGCGACGGTGTTCGTGGACTACGCCCACACGCCGGACGCCATCGCCACGGCACTCAAGGCCATGCGACCGCATGTGATGGGCCGGCTCATCGCCATCATCGGCGCCGGCGGCGACCGCGACCGGACCAAGCGGCCCCTGATGGGCCAGGCGGCGGCCGAGAACGCCGACGTGGTCTTCATCACGGACGACAATCCGCGCTCGGAGGATCCGGCGTCGATCCGCCAGACCGTCATGATGGGCGCGCCGGAGGCCATCGAGGTCGGGGACAGGGCCGAGGCGATCCTGCGCGGTGTCGACGCGCTGGGGCCGGGAGACGCGCTCCTGATCGCGGGCAAGGGTCACGAGACGGGCCAGACCATCGGCGACGACATCCTGCCCTTCGACGATGCCGAACAGGCCAGCGTCGCGGTGGCGGCGCTTGACGGGCGGCTGGCATGA
- the murF gene encoding UDP-N-acetylmuramoyl-tripeptide--D-alanyl-D-alanine ligase — protein sequence MSLWTSSDAAAATGGRVTREWACQGVSIDTRTIEPGDLFVALTDVRDGHDFVAQALEKGAAAAVVNHIPGDVAEDAPLLIVEDVLAALEALGRAGRARMQGRVAAVTGSVGKTSTKEMLLTMLGAQGRTHASVASYNNHWGVPLTLARMPADTEYAIIEIGMNHPGEIAPLARLARPHVAMITTVAEVHLEAFENVQEIAVEKAAIIEGLEPGGVAVLNNDCSTAAILAAKAQDCKVRDLGFGEHGFDYRLGRVEVHGDTTVVQATAHGAALLFKLATPGRHFASNALGALAVVEALGADTALAVAALGTWRPYKGRGLRETIVLDPIDSRMVLDLIDDSYNANPTSVAAALDVLAGSPVTHDIGRVSKGRRIAILGDMKELGPDEVALHAGLAHLPAMAQIDTVHSVGPLMKSLHDLLPEARRGDWAESAEDLLPGLARRFDAGDVVMVKGSLSMKLGRVVDAIRKMGHAAPIPDERE from the coding sequence ATGAGCCTCTGGACATCCAGCGACGCCGCCGCCGCAACCGGCGGGCGCGTGACCCGCGAGTGGGCCTGCCAAGGCGTCTCCATCGACACCCGGACGATCGAGCCCGGGGATCTCTTTGTGGCCCTGACGGATGTGCGGGACGGCCATGATTTCGTGGCCCAGGCGCTCGAGAAGGGCGCGGCGGCGGCAGTTGTGAACCATATCCCAGGCGATGTGGCCGAAGATGCGCCACTGCTGATCGTCGAAGACGTCCTTGCAGCGCTCGAGGCGCTGGGGCGGGCGGGCCGCGCGCGCATGCAGGGCCGGGTCGCCGCGGTGACAGGCAGCGTCGGCAAGACCTCGACCAAGGAAATGCTGCTCACCATGCTGGGCGCGCAGGGCCGCACCCACGCCTCGGTCGCGAGCTACAACAACCACTGGGGCGTGCCCCTGACACTGGCGCGGATGCCCGCAGACACCGAATATGCGATCATCGAGATCGGCATGAACCATCCCGGCGAGATCGCGCCCCTGGCTCGGCTCGCGCGTCCGCATGTGGCGATGATCACCACCGTGGCCGAGGTACATCTCGAGGCCTTCGAGAATGTGCAGGAGATCGCGGTAGAGAAGGCCGCCATCATCGAGGGGCTGGAGCCGGGCGGAGTGGCCGTTCTGAACAACGACTGCTCCACCGCCGCGATCCTCGCCGCCAAGGCGCAGGACTGCAAGGTGCGCGATCTGGGCTTCGGGGAGCACGGCTTCGACTATCGGCTCGGACGGGTCGAGGTTCATGGCGACACCACCGTGGTGCAGGCGACCGCGCATGGCGCCGCTCTGCTCTTCAAGCTCGCCACCCCTGGCCGGCATTTCGCCTCGAACGCGCTCGGCGCGCTCGCCGTCGTGGAGGCGCTTGGCGCGGACACCGCCCTTGCCGTCGCGGCACTAGGAACATGGCGGCCCTACAAGGGGCGCGGCCTGCGCGAGACGATCGTCCTCGATCCCATCGACAGCCGCATGGTGCTTGACCTCATCGACGACAGCTACAATGCAAACCCCACTTCGGTCGCCGCAGCGCTGGACGTGCTGGCCGGATCCCCTGTCACCCACGATATCGGCCGGGTCTCGAAGGGGCGGCGCATCGCCATCCTCGGCGACATGAAAGAGCTCGGCCCCGATGAGGTCGCGCTCCATGCCGGACTGGCGCATCTGCCCGCGATGGCGCAGATCGACACTGTCCATTCCGTCGGGCCGCTGATGAAATCGCTCCACGACCTCCTGCCCGAGGCGCGCCGGGGAGACTGGGCGGAGAGCGCGGAAGATCTGCTGCCGGGGCTTGCCCGCAGGTTCGACGCGGGCGACGTGGTCATGGTCAAGGGGTCGCTCAGCATGAAGCTCGGGCGCGTTGTTGACGCGATCCGCAAAATGGGACATGCCGCCCCGATCCCGGACGAGCGGGAATAA